The Sphingomonas sanxanigenens DSM 19645 = NX02 genome includes a region encoding these proteins:
- a CDS encoding RtcB family protein, with protein MTQTYDVQHAAGGVPVKMWTRGVPVDDKARAQLSRAAAMPFVFRHVAAMPDVHVGIGATVGSVIPTKGAVIPAAVGVDIGCGMMAARTSLVASDLPDNLEGIRSAIEQAVPHGRSVGRGKRDHGSWGDPPPAVVEAWATLAARFGQIVAKHPRLKNTNNLVHLGTLGTGNHFIELCLDQDQRVWVMLHSGSRGVGNAIGSYFIELAKQDMRKWFINLPDQDLAYFPEGTDHFDEYVEAVGWAQDYAAVNRRMMMANVIRALRSRIAKPFEAELEAVNCHHNYVTREKHFGENVLVTRKGAVRAAKGVLGIIPGSMGAKSFIVRGLGNAEAFDSCSHGAGRVMSRTQAKKLVTLAEHIADTEGVECRKDDSVIDETPKAYKPIEAVMAAQADLVEIVHTLKQVVCVKG; from the coding sequence ATGACCCAGACGTATGACGTGCAGCACGCCGCGGGCGGCGTGCCGGTGAAGATGTGGACCCGCGGCGTGCCCGTCGACGACAAGGCGCGCGCGCAGCTTTCGCGCGCGGCGGCGATGCCGTTCGTGTTCAGGCATGTCGCGGCGATGCCGGACGTGCATGTCGGTATCGGCGCGACCGTGGGTTCGGTGATCCCGACCAAGGGCGCGGTGATTCCGGCGGCGGTGGGCGTCGACATCGGCTGCGGCATGATGGCGGCGCGCACCTCGCTGGTCGCCAGCGACCTGCCGGATAATCTGGAGGGCATCCGCTCGGCGATCGAACAGGCGGTGCCGCACGGGCGCTCGGTGGGTCGCGGCAAGCGCGATCATGGCTCGTGGGGCGATCCGCCGCCGGCGGTGGTTGAGGCGTGGGCGACGCTCGCGGCGCGCTTCGGCCAGATCGTGGCGAAGCATCCGCGACTGAAGAACACGAACAACCTCGTGCATCTCGGGACGCTCGGCACCGGCAATCATTTCATCGAGCTGTGCCTGGACCAGGACCAGCGCGTGTGGGTGATGCTGCATTCGGGCTCGCGCGGCGTGGGCAATGCGATCGGCAGCTACTTCATCGAGCTGGCGAAGCAGGACATGCGCAAATGGTTCATCAACCTGCCGGATCAGGACCTCGCCTATTTCCCGGAAGGGACCGATCATTTCGACGAGTATGTCGAGGCGGTCGGCTGGGCGCAGGACTATGCGGCGGTGAACCGCCGGATGATGATGGCCAATGTGATCCGGGCGCTGCGCAGCCGGATCGCGAAGCCGTTCGAAGCCGAGCTGGAAGCGGTCAACTGCCATCACAATTATGTGACGCGGGAAAAGCATTTCGGCGAGAATGTGCTCGTGACCCGCAAGGGCGCGGTGCGCGCGGCCAAGGGCGTGCTGGGCATCATCCCGGGTTCGATGGGCGCGAAGTCGTTCATCGTGCGCGGGCTCGGCAATGCCGAGGCGTTCGACAGCTGCAGCCATGGCGCGGGGCGCGTGATGTCGCGCACCCAGGCCAAGAAGCTGGTGACGCTCGCCGAGCATATCGCCGACACCGAAGGCGTGGAGTGCCGCAAGGACGACAGCGTGATCGACGAGACGCCGAAGGCGTACAAGCCGATCGAGGCGGTGATGGCGGCGCAGGCCGATCTCGTGGAGATCGTCCACACGCTCAAGCAGGTGGTGTGCGTGAAGGGGTGA
- a CDS encoding vWA domain-containing protein: MANRSLFASAVAKFLPRANAINHEGAPAYAYEPEAKLAQLAATGTLADNFYGDAGAQLADVLAAAKAVDPYFAAQAAVYARKTGTMKDMPALLAAWLTVAEPDLAVRVFARVIDNGRMLRSFVQIMRSGQVGRASLGTRPKRLVQQWLEQASMRSLMAAATGKDPSLADIVRMVHPKPADAARRAFYGWLIGKPHDVAALPAEIAAFEAWKQDPSGPLPPVPFEWLTAFPLTAEQWSELAGTMGWQALRMNLNTLARNGAFDVEGTVDLVAARLADADAIARVRPLPYQLMVALGQVDDRVPLRVRGALEAALEKALKAVPRVEGNIVICPDVSGSMQSPVTGYRKGASSKVRCIDIAALVAAAMLRTNRQARVMPFETRVVPLDLDPHARVAVNAARLAAVGGGGTTVSAPLAMLNAEAAAVDLVVIVSDNASWVDASKGRSGATATMTEWDALKRRNRQARLVCVDVQPYGTTQASGRVDILNVGGFSDAVFDTIARFATGETRDWVELVKQVEV; this comes from the coding sequence ATGGCGAACAGGTCTCTTTTCGCGTCGGCGGTGGCGAAGTTCCTGCCGCGTGCGAATGCCATCAATCATGAGGGCGCGCCGGCCTATGCCTATGAGCCGGAGGCGAAGCTCGCGCAGCTCGCCGCGACCGGCACCCTCGCCGACAATTTCTATGGCGACGCCGGCGCGCAGCTGGCCGACGTGCTGGCCGCGGCCAAGGCGGTCGATCCGTATTTCGCGGCGCAGGCGGCGGTCTATGCCCGCAAGACGGGGACGATGAAGGATATGCCGGCGCTGCTCGCGGCGTGGCTGACGGTCGCCGAGCCCGATCTCGCGGTGCGCGTGTTCGCGCGCGTCATCGACAATGGCCGCATGCTGCGCAGCTTCGTGCAGATCATGCGGTCGGGGCAGGTCGGGCGCGCGTCGCTCGGCACGCGGCCGAAGCGGCTGGTCCAGCAGTGGCTGGAGCAGGCGTCGATGCGCAGCCTGATGGCGGCGGCGACGGGCAAGGATCCGAGCCTCGCGGATATCGTCCGCATGGTTCACCCCAAGCCCGCGGATGCGGCGCGACGTGCCTTCTATGGCTGGCTGATCGGCAAGCCCCATGACGTTGCCGCGCTGCCGGCGGAAATCGCGGCGTTCGAGGCCTGGAAGCAGGATCCCTCGGGCCCGTTGCCGCCGGTGCCGTTCGAATGGCTGACCGCCTTTCCGCTGACCGCGGAGCAGTGGTCCGAGCTTGCCGGCACGATGGGCTGGCAGGCGCTGCGGATGAACCTCAACACGCTGGCGCGCAACGGCGCGTTCGACGTGGAGGGAACGGTCGATCTCGTCGCCGCGCGGCTTGCCGATGCGGACGCGATCGCCCGGGTTCGCCCGCTGCCCTACCAGTTGATGGTGGCGCTGGGCCAGGTCGACGATCGGGTGCCGCTGCGCGTGCGGGGCGCGCTCGAGGCGGCGCTGGAAAAGGCACTGAAGGCGGTGCCGCGGGTCGAGGGCAACATCGTGATCTGCCCGGACGTCTCGGGCTCGATGCAGTCGCCGGTGACCGGCTACCGCAAGGGCGCGTCGTCCAAGGTTCGCTGCATCGATATCGCGGCGCTGGTCGCGGCGGCGATGCTGCGCACCAACCGGCAGGCGCGGGTGATGCCGTTCGAAACGCGGGTGGTGCCGCTCGATCTCGATCCGCATGCGCGGGTCGCGGTCAACGCGGCGCGGCTGGCGGCAGTCGGCGGCGGCGGCACCACGGTGTCGGCCCCGCTGGCGATGCTGAACGCGGAAGCAGCGGCGGTGGACCTGGTCGTGATCGTCTCGGACAATGCGTCCTGGGTCGATGCGAGCAAGGGCCGCTCCGGCGCGACGGCGACGATGACCGAGTGGGACGCGCTCAAGCGGCGCAACCGCCAGGCCAGGCTCGTCTGCGTCGACGTCCAGCCTTACGGCACCACGCAGGCCTCGGGCCGGGTGGACATCCTCAACGTCGGGGGCTTCTCCGACGCGGTGTTCGACACGATCGCACGCTTCGCCACGGGCGAGACGCGGGATTGGGTCGAGCTGGTCAAGCAAGTGGAGGTTTGA
- the rtcR gene encoding RNA repair transcriptional activator RtcR codes for MKPVTVIGFLGSTLDAAKFGPSRWNRWRPSVGIAMHEDLRVDRFLLLHGAQHRRLADQVAEDVRAVSPETTVELRQLDFADAWDFEEVYGKLLDFARAEPFDPEAEDYLIHITTGTHVAQICLFLLTEARYLPGRLLQTQPNRGGGGGSSPAGRWTAIDLDLSRYDSIATRFAMASAESQSFLKSGIDTRNAGFNRMIDEIEQVALRSRAPVLLMGPTGAGKSQLARRIYELKRLKHQVAGPFVEVNCATLKGDGAMSALFGHRKGAFTGAVADRPGLLRAADTGMLFLDEIGELGLDEQAMILRAIEDKRFLPVGADKEAASDFQLIAGTNRDLGQAVAAGGFRDDLYARLNLWTFSLPGLAERREDIEPNLDYELDRFAEREGNRVSFNKEARTRYLAFATSGEARWPGNFRDLMASVTRMATLSPGGRIDVDCVDLEIGRLRRLWSAESGDDGLATLLPPAALADIDPFDRVQLAYVIAACRRSRSLSEAGRTLFSASLARRSSANDADRLRKYLARFALSWADVAQ; via the coding sequence ATGAAACCCGTCACCGTCATCGGATTCCTCGGCTCGACGCTCGATGCCGCCAAGTTCGGCCCCTCGCGCTGGAACCGCTGGCGACCGTCGGTGGGCATCGCCATGCACGAGGATCTGCGCGTCGATCGCTTCCTCCTGCTCCACGGCGCGCAGCATCGCCGCCTCGCCGATCAGGTGGCGGAGGATGTGCGCGCCGTCTCGCCCGAAACGACGGTGGAGCTCCGCCAGCTCGACTTCGCCGACGCGTGGGATTTCGAGGAGGTCTACGGCAAGCTGCTCGACTTCGCGCGCGCCGAGCCCTTCGATCCGGAGGCCGAGGACTATCTGATCCACATCACCACCGGCACGCACGTCGCGCAGATCTGCCTCTTCCTGCTGACCGAGGCGCGCTACCTGCCCGGCCGGCTGCTGCAGACCCAGCCCAATCGCGGCGGCGGCGGCGGCAGCAGCCCGGCGGGCCGCTGGACGGCGATCGACCTCGACCTTTCGCGCTATGACAGCATCGCCACGCGCTTCGCGATGGCCTCCGCGGAAAGCCAGTCCTTCCTCAAGTCGGGGATCGACACGCGCAACGCCGGCTTCAACCGGATGATCGACGAGATCGAGCAGGTGGCGCTGCGCTCGCGCGCGCCGGTGCTGCTGATGGGGCCGACGGGCGCGGGCAAGAGCCAGCTCGCGCGCCGGATCTACGAACTCAAGCGGCTGAAGCACCAGGTCGCCGGGCCGTTCGTCGAGGTCAATTGCGCGACCTTGAAGGGCGACGGTGCGATGTCCGCGCTGTTCGGCCACCGCAAGGGCGCCTTCACCGGCGCGGTCGCCGACCGCCCCGGCCTGCTGCGCGCCGCCGACACCGGCATGTTGTTCCTCGACGAGATCGGCGAACTTGGGCTGGACGAGCAGGCGATGATCCTGCGCGCGATCGAGGACAAGCGCTTCCTGCCGGTCGGCGCCGACAAGGAGGCCGCGTCCGACTTCCAGCTCATCGCCGGTACCAACCGCGATCTCGGCCAGGCGGTGGCGGCCGGCGGCTTCCGCGACGATCTCTACGCGCGGCTCAACCTGTGGACCTTCAGCCTCCCCGGCCTCGCCGAGCGGCGCGAGGATATCGAACCCAATCTCGATTATGAACTCGATCGCTTCGCCGAGCGCGAGGGCAATCGCGTGTCGTTCAACAAGGAGGCGCGCACCCGCTACCTCGCCTTCGCGACCAGCGGCGAGGCGCGCTGGCCGGGCAATTTTCGCGACCTGATGGCCAGCGTGACGCGCATGGCGACCCTGTCCCCCGGCGGACGGATCGATGTCGACTGCGTGGATCTGGAGATCGGCCGGCTGCGTCGGCTGTGGTCGGCGGAAAGCGGCGACGACGGCCTCGCTACGCTGCTGCCGCCCGCGGCGCTCGCCGACATCGACCCGTTCGATCGCGTCCAGCTCGCTTATGTCATCGCGGCCTGCCGCCGGTCACGCTCGCTGTCCGAAGCCGGCCGCACCCTGTTCAGCGCTTCGCTCGCCCGGCGCAGTTCCGCCAACGACGCGGATCGGCTGCGCAAATATCTGGCGCGGTTCGCGCTGAGCTGGGCGGATGTCGCGCAGTGA
- a CDS encoding PASTA domain-containing protein, with the protein MLKPSLSAIALLLLGGTVAGGVAAQGNRTAGGGNAVQGGGGAAAAFTSSVAAVRIAPLAVLPRAPADAGEGDCSHLLQAPRSAAGRMVANKGWKVTAEQSIGRYQAVSFVGRVEQGTSGSCLLDAGNIALFEGTTLRAIVHGADGNTAAVGHAEPVEGGALRIWNGDFLSQPVADLAVGANGGATVTAPAPEERVCRGKGAVPNIYGMPIDKARAALGRAGWTPVRADMVPTDPRAADLIRHGVIEAEDCSGTGFGYCGFAYRGAAGRLSVTTVGDAAMPEVSGYGVTCGGG; encoded by the coding sequence ATGTTGAAGCCAAGTCTATCCGCCATCGCCTTGCTGCTGCTGGGCGGCACCGTTGCCGGCGGCGTCGCGGCGCAGGGCAATCGTACCGCGGGTGGCGGCAATGCGGTGCAGGGTGGCGGCGGCGCGGCGGCGGCCTTCACCTCCAGCGTCGCCGCCGTGCGCATCGCGCCGCTGGCGGTGCTGCCGCGGGCGCCGGCGGATGCGGGCGAGGGCGATTGCAGCCATCTGTTGCAGGCGCCGCGCAGCGCCGCCGGCCGGATGGTCGCGAACAAGGGCTGGAAGGTCACCGCCGAACAGTCGATCGGCCGTTACCAGGCGGTCAGCTTCGTCGGCCGGGTGGAACAGGGCACCAGCGGATCCTGCCTGCTGGACGCGGGCAATATCGCGCTGTTCGAAGGCACGACGCTGCGTGCGATCGTCCACGGCGCCGACGGCAACACGGCGGCCGTCGGCCATGCCGAGCCCGTCGAGGGCGGCGCCCTGCGCATCTGGAACGGCGACTTCCTTTCGCAGCCGGTCGCCGACCTCGCGGTGGGCGCGAACGGCGGGGCGACGGTGACCGCGCCGGCGCCCGAGGAAAGGGTGTGCCGGGGGAAGGGTGCGGTGCCCAATATCTATGGCATGCCGATCGACAAGGCGCGCGCGGCGCTGGGCAGGGCGGGCTGGACGCCGGTGCGCGCCGACATGGTGCCGACCGACCCGCGCGCTGCGGACCTCATCCGCCACGGCGTGATCGAGGCGGAGGACTGTTCCGGCACAGGCTTCGGCTATTGCGGCTTCGCCTATCGCGGGGCGGCGGGAAGATTGTCGGTCACGACGGTGGGGGATGCGGCGATGCCCGAGGTTTCGGGCTATGGAGTGACGTGCGGAGGGGGATGA